The Salarias fasciatus chromosome 11, fSalaFa1.1, whole genome shotgun sequence genomic interval CGCCTGGACCAGCGGGCCGGAGGCGTCGCGCCGGTACCAGGTGTAGCTGTGAGCTGCGGGGTTGGCGTCGCTGCTGCAGGTCACGTTCACCGAGCCGCCCTCCACCAGGACCCGGGGAGTCACAGAAACGTtcctgggggggtctggggacatAAAGAGGGGGGGGGTTTCAAGGCCCAGTGGTAATAGAATTCTAAGAGGTTGTCTTGAATGTTCCATTTTCCACAACTTAAATATTTCTCCTCTAAAGGGATTCCTCCTATTTCACCACTTCCTCTTGCTGCCCTGAATTTTTTGCAATTTGTTCTGACAGTTCCCACATCCTGAACACAGGCTGAGGCATGACAGGTTTGAGGAAGTTGCACACCAGACATCTTTTTCTATCTTCAAGTCATGAAAGCGTACTTTTGCTGTGATGAGTCAGACTATGAATCCAGACAGGTCAGCCTACTCACACTGGACGTCCAGCCGAACCGGAGCGGAGCTGAAGCGGTCGGCGCCGCCCCGGCTGATGTTGTTCCGGGCCTGACAGTGGTACCGTCCCGTGTGGCTGGGCTGGATGTCCGAGATGGTGTGGAGCCACCCTGAGCCGATCAGCTGCCCGTCCTTAAACAGGCTGTATCCGCTGCTCACCACAGCAGGATTGGCGCTGCTAAGGCAGAGCAGAGTCACCGAGCCTCCTTGGATTATATCTGTCTGTGGACTCATGTAGACACGAACATCCACCGGAGCGTCTGAACGAGAGAATCATCAAGCTTAGTAAGCTTAATAAACCAATTCTGTCATTCTGTATAGTTTTCTTTCATGTActcacactgaacactgagagCCACGGGGGCGGATCTGACGCTCTCCTGTCCGCGGACGGCGCAGTGGTaactcccagcatgctctctcCGGGCCCGAAAGTCAGGCTCCGGCACAGGCTGTCCATCCCTGAACCAGACGATGGGAACGGGGCCGGGGCAGCCTGACCTACAGGTCAATCTGACTTGATCTCCCTCAGTCACGGTGCTCGGCTGCGCAGCGGCGGTCAGCtctggcaaacacacacacagacacactcagccTCACGGTGGCAACTTAAACTCCTCAGCAACACTGAACGGGACAGCCACGCATTGATTCTTTACCTCTCACGGACAGATAAGCCGGGGTTATGCTCGTCCAACCACTGAAAAGTGATGCAAAACTGAAGTGGTACGCTCCTTCATCAgacagctggacgtcactgatcTGCAGGTCACAGTTTCCCCTGCTGTTTCCCACATATCTAAAGCGATCTGAGGCTGGATAAAGACTAGAAAGGAGAACCGGTCTCTGGATTCCAGGCACTTTTTTCAACCAGCCGGTTGATGTGATGACAGTAGCAAA includes:
- the LOC115397181 gene encoding B-cell receptor CD22-like → MERWIVALLVILPGVCCADWSVTLADQCVLKGASVVMKCRYDYPFATVITSTGWLKKVPGIQRPVLLSSLYPASDRFRYVGNSRGNCDLQISDVQLSDEGAYHFSFASLFSGWTSITPAYLSVRELTAAAQPSTVTEGDQVRLTCRSGCPGPVPIVWFRDGQPVPEPDFRARREHAGSYHCAVRGQESVRSAPVALSVQYAPVDVRVYMSPQTDIIQGGSVTLLCLSSANPAVVSSGYSLFKDGQLIGSGWLHTISDIQPSHTGRYHCQARNNISRGGADRFSSAPVRLDVQYPPRNVSVTPRVLVEGGSVNVTCSSDANPAAHSYTWYRRDASGPLVQAGSGPVLSLPSATASDAGLYLCKAINRLGASNSSEVLLTLETKQPGLQTLPVLAGVGASLVVMLMIALLLFWRKQKTAANSKTQFDMRVSGRSPSSSAEDPSDTVYANVYMTPSSPPPSSAGLEMPHYQARSSNEDEVTYSTVTIKPKAFDFPHQTSDRRGQNSWSASAGNSNSVVYATVAPFS